From the Theobroma cacao cultivar B97-61/B2 chromosome 2, Criollo_cocoa_genome_V2, whole genome shotgun sequence genome, one window contains:
- the LOC18609387 gene encoding nucleobase-ascorbate transporter 7: MAGGGGGGAAPQPKQEELQPHPVKDQLPNIAYCITSPPPWPEAILLGFQHYLVMLGTTVLIPSSLVPQMGGGNEEKAKMIQTLLFVAGLNTLFQTLFGTRLPAVIGGSFTYVPTTISIILAGRYSGIVNPQEKFEKIMRGIQGALIVASTLQIVVGFSGLWRNVARFLSPLSAVPLVALSGFGLYEFGFPVLAKCIEIGLPQIILLLIFSQYIPHMIHGERHVFDRFAVIFSVVIVWIYAHLLTVGGAYKNTGPKTQLSCRTDRAGIIGAAPWIRVPYPFQWGAPSFDAGEAFAMMAASFVALVESTGAFIAVSRYASATPLPPSILSRGIGWQGVGILFSGIFGTGNGSSVSVENAGLLALTRVGSRRVVQISAGFMIFFSILGKFGAVFASIPPPIIAALYCLFFAYVGSAGLGFLQFCNLNSFRTKFILGFSVFMGLSIPQYFNEYTAVNGYGPVHTGARWFNDMINVPFSSEAFVAGLLAMILDVTLHRKDSTTRKDRGMHWWDRFRSFKTDTRSEEFYRLPFNLNKFFPSV, encoded by the exons atGGCAGGAGGAGGCGGAGGAGGAGCTGCACCACAACCAAAGCAAGAAGAGTTACAGCCGCATCCAGTCAAGGATCAGCTGCCTAACATTGCTTATTGCATTACTAGTCCTCCTCCTTGGC CTGAGGCTATACTATTGGGTTTTCAACATTATTTGGTGATGCTTGGGACAACTgttctcataccaagctctctAGTTCCCCAGATGGGAGGTGGAAAT GAAGAGAAAGCAAAGATGATTCAGACATTGCTCTTTGTGGCTGGGTTGAACACATTGTTTCAAACATTGTTTGGTACCCGTCTACCTGCAGTGATTGGAGGTTCTTTTACCTATGTGCCAACTACCATTTCGATCATTTTGGCTGGTCGATATAGTGGCATTGTGAATCCTCAGGAG AAATTTGAGAAGATAATGCGTGGAATCCAGGGTGCTCTTATTGTTGCCTCAACTCTTCAGATTGTTGTCGGATTTAGTGGCCTTTGGCGTAATGTTGCAAG GTTCTTAAGTCCCCTGTCTGCTGTTCCCCTGGTTGCTCTGTCTGGCTTTGGGCTCTACGAATTTGGTTTTCCTGTG CTTGCCAAATGCATAGAGATTGGACTACCACAGATCATCCTTCTCTTAATCTTTTCACAG TATATACCTCATATGATACATGGGGAGCGGCATGTGTTTGACCGCTTTGCTGTCATATTCTCAGTTGTGATTGTCTGGATTTATGCTCATCTGCTTACTGTTGGTGGGGCATATAAGAACACAGGACCTAAAACTCAACTGAGCTGCCGAACTGATCGTGCTGGGATTATAGGTGCTGCCCCTTG GATAAGAGTCCCATATCCTTTTCAATGGGGAGCTCCCTCATTTGATGCTGGTGAAGCTTTTGCTATGATGGCAGCTTCATTTGTTGCTCTAGTAGAG TCTACCGGTGCCTTCATTGCCGTTTCAAGATATGCAAGTGCAACGCCATTGCCCCCTTCCATTCTTAGCCGTGGTATTGGTTGGCAG GGAGTTGGCATTCTCTTCTCTGGGATATTTGGAACTGGGAATGGATCGTCTGTTTCTGT TGAGAATGCTGGTTTGTTGGCACTGACACGTGTAGGCAGTCGAAGAGTTGTCCAGATATCTGCAGGGTTCATGATCTTCTTCTCCATTCTTG GAAAATTTGGAGCCGTGTTTGCTTCAATTCCACCCCCAATTATTGCAGCTTTATATTGTCTTTTCTTTGCGTATGTGG GTTCAGCGGGGCTCGGCTTCCTTCAATTCTGTAATTTAAACAGCTTCAGAACAAAGTTTATATTAGGTTTCTCTGTTTTCATGGGTTTGTCCATACCACAGTACTTCAACGAGTACACAGCAGTTAATGGTTATGGTCCAGTTCACACTGGAGCGAGATGG TTCAATGACATGATAAACGTGCCATTCTCATCTGAAGCATTTGTTGCTGGTTTATTGGCGATGATCCTTGATGTCACATTGCACCGGAAAGACAGTACGACTAGGAAGGATCGTGGCATGCACTGGTGGGACAGGTTCCGATCATTCAAAACAGATACAAGAAGCGAGGAGTTCTATCGCTTGCCCTTCAATCTCAACAAGTTCTTCCCATCAGTGTGA